The following are encoded together in the Scomber japonicus isolate fScoJap1 chromosome 20, fScoJap1.pri, whole genome shotgun sequence genome:
- the c20h10orf88 gene encoding ATPase PAAT isoform X2: MVDICVKSGAAWVCNSPERHLSDVLLPVYNGNKDNDDEGEETHRGDPVLLEQTEEGSPCVLMLHCSPGSPAVISRLLLVSEARTMEVYDQTGEYCGTVRGERDDSIQPDCADRGPFYRKQLILDDPSSACEVKLLSLAGRSSVLVCQVLVGLQQLQPAPARGPGINMQQVQSLVDEMGTSLSPGAQNLMEMVHIQQKNQTSSLDGLLPLLMGGGAFSALTRGATAALRNEPQPADFRPPVSPAQNGAASDSSTSSSSPSEMSLSSVSSRNTTGSESRSPVSHSQLTEMMSHFLNGHGQASSSGPGPDFLPMLQSVCGQVTQLRLDDAAAEREKAMRNGSWELDAAMERRLEEMEKRLKEHMDRRLDALEQKLEKALLSALPLVALNQAAVGGSAGGGSYTRPSDGADRTNACYALTSCDHSKL, from the exons ATGGTGGACATTTGTGTGAAGAGCGGAGCTGCTTGGGTTTGTAACTCTCCTGAACGTCACCTGTCTGATGtcctgcttcctgtttacaACGGTAACAAAGACAATGATGACGAGGGAGAGGAGACACATCG AGGTGACCCGGTGCTGTTGGAGCAGACGGAGGAAGGGTCTCCCTGCGTCTTGATGCTCCACTGCAGCCCCGGCTCCCCAGCAGTCATCAGCCGCCTGCTGCTCGTCAGCGAGGCTCGAACCATGGAGGTGTACGACCAGACGGGAGAATACTGTGGAACGGTACGGGGAGAGAGGGACGACAGCATCCAGCCAGACtg TGCAGACAGAGGGCCTTTCtacaggaaacagctgatccTCGATGATCCATCCTCAGCCTGTGAAGTGAAG CTGCTCTCTCTGGCCGGTAGAAGCAGCGTTTTGGTGTGTCAAGTCCTCGTGGGTCTTCAGCAGCTGCAGCCCGCCCCGGCTCGCGGTCCTGGCATCAACATGCAGCAGGTCCAGAGTCTGGTTGACGAGATGGGGACGAGCCTCTCACCCGGAGCACAGAACCTCATGGAGATGGTGCACATCCAACAGAAG AACCAGACGAGCTCTCTGGACGGCCTCCTGCCTCTCCTGATGGGTGGAGGAGCGTTCTCCGCCCTGACACGAGGAGCCACAGCAGCTCTCAGGAACGAGCCTCAGCCTGCAGACTTCAGG cCTCCAGTTTCACCGGCTCAGAACGGAGCGGCGTCTGACTCCTCTACCTCGTCTTCCTCCCCCTCAGAAATGTCCCTGTCTAGTgtcagcagcagaaacacaa CCGGCAGTGAGAGCAGAAGTCCGGTGAGCCACTCCCAGCTGACGGAGATGATGTCACACTTCCTGAACGGGCACGGCCAGGCGTCGAGCTCCGGCCCCGGCCCCGACTTCCTGCCCATGCTCCAGAGCGTCTGCGGTCAGGTGACTCAGCTGAGGCTGGACGACGCGGcggcagagagggagaaggcGATGAGGAACGGCTCATG gGAGTTGGACGCAGCCATGGAGCGCCGCCTTgaggagatggagaagaggTTGAAGGAGCACATGGACCGCCGCCTGGACGCTCTGGAGCAGAAGCTGGAGAAAGCCTTGCTGAGCGCTCTGCCGCTGGTCGCCCTCAACCAGGCGGCCGTCGGCGGCTCGGCGGGGGGGGGGAGCTACACCCGGCCCTCTGACGGAGCAGACCGCACCAACGCCTGCTATGCACTGACATCATGTGACCACTCAAAGCTTTAA
- the c20h10orf88 gene encoding ATPase PAAT isoform X1 yields the protein MVDICVKSGAAWVCNSPERHLSDVLLPVYNGNKDNDDEGEETHRGDPVLLEQTEEGSPCVLMLHCSPGSPAVISRLLLVSEARTMEVYDQTGEYCGTVRGERDDSIQPDCADRGPFYRKQLILDDPSSACEVKLLSLAGRSSVLVCQVLVGLQQLQPAPARGPGINMQQVQSLVDEMGTSLSPGAQNLMEMVHIQQKNQTSSLDGLLPLLMGGGAFSALTRGATAALRNEPQPADFRQPPVSPAQNGAASDSSTSSSSPSEMSLSSVSSRNTTGSESRSPVSHSQLTEMMSHFLNGHGQASSSGPGPDFLPMLQSVCGQVTQLRLDDAAAEREKAMRNGSWELDAAMERRLEEMEKRLKEHMDRRLDALEQKLEKALLSALPLVALNQAAVGGSAGGGSYTRPSDGADRTNACYALTSCDHSKL from the exons ATGGTGGACATTTGTGTGAAGAGCGGAGCTGCTTGGGTTTGTAACTCTCCTGAACGTCACCTGTCTGATGtcctgcttcctgtttacaACGGTAACAAAGACAATGATGACGAGGGAGAGGAGACACATCG AGGTGACCCGGTGCTGTTGGAGCAGACGGAGGAAGGGTCTCCCTGCGTCTTGATGCTCCACTGCAGCCCCGGCTCCCCAGCAGTCATCAGCCGCCTGCTGCTCGTCAGCGAGGCTCGAACCATGGAGGTGTACGACCAGACGGGAGAATACTGTGGAACGGTACGGGGAGAGAGGGACGACAGCATCCAGCCAGACtg TGCAGACAGAGGGCCTTTCtacaggaaacagctgatccTCGATGATCCATCCTCAGCCTGTGAAGTGAAG CTGCTCTCTCTGGCCGGTAGAAGCAGCGTTTTGGTGTGTCAAGTCCTCGTGGGTCTTCAGCAGCTGCAGCCCGCCCCGGCTCGCGGTCCTGGCATCAACATGCAGCAGGTCCAGAGTCTGGTTGACGAGATGGGGACGAGCCTCTCACCCGGAGCACAGAACCTCATGGAGATGGTGCACATCCAACAGAAG AACCAGACGAGCTCTCTGGACGGCCTCCTGCCTCTCCTGATGGGTGGAGGAGCGTTCTCCGCCCTGACACGAGGAGCCACAGCAGCTCTCAGGAACGAGCCTCAGCCTGCAGACTTCAGG cagcCTCCAGTTTCACCGGCTCAGAACGGAGCGGCGTCTGACTCCTCTACCTCGTCTTCCTCCCCCTCAGAAATGTCCCTGTCTAGTgtcagcagcagaaacacaa CCGGCAGTGAGAGCAGAAGTCCGGTGAGCCACTCCCAGCTGACGGAGATGATGTCACACTTCCTGAACGGGCACGGCCAGGCGTCGAGCTCCGGCCCCGGCCCCGACTTCCTGCCCATGCTCCAGAGCGTCTGCGGTCAGGTGACTCAGCTGAGGCTGGACGACGCGGcggcagagagggagaaggcGATGAGGAACGGCTCATG gGAGTTGGACGCAGCCATGGAGCGCCGCCTTgaggagatggagaagaggTTGAAGGAGCACATGGACCGCCGCCTGGACGCTCTGGAGCAGAAGCTGGAGAAAGCCTTGCTGAGCGCTCTGCCGCTGGTCGCCCTCAACCAGGCGGCCGTCGGCGGCTCGGCGGGGGGGGGGAGCTACACCCGGCCCTCTGACGGAGCAGACCGCACCAACGCCTGCTATGCACTGACATCATGTGACCACTCAAAGCTTTAA